The Cucurbita pepo subsp. pepo cultivar mu-cu-16 chromosome LG08, ASM280686v2, whole genome shotgun sequence genome contains a region encoding:
- the LOC111801189 gene encoding uncharacterized protein LOC111801189: MDSLQGFNGADHLNPQAKEWNPLFDCAPEEDRCLFLTFSNGNPLSEHQIVNFFTRKYGSCIERVYVHYPDGGTQLPLFGKVVFVASSIPAIILGGKDEAKFSIESKTLWCKRYEARKTRFRV, encoded by the exons ATGGACTCCCTCCAGGGCTTTAATGGCGCTGATCATTTGAACCCTCAGGCCAAAGAATGGAACCCTCTTTTCGATTGCGCTCCCGAGGAAGATCGCTGCCTCTTTCTCACTTTCTCCAATGGAAACCCGCTCTCCGAACACCAAATTGTTAACTTCTTCACTCG AAAATACGGGTCGTGCATCGAAAGGGTATACGTGCATTATCCGGACGGAGGGACTCAATTGCCATTGTTTGGGAAGGTGGTATTTGTTGCATCTTCAATACCAGCAATAATTCTAGGAGGAAAAGACGAAGCCAAGTTTTCGATTGAGAGCAAGACGTTATGGTGTAAGAGATACGAGGCTCGAAAAACTCGATttagagtttag